The following proteins are co-located in the Microvirga ossetica genome:
- a CDS encoding endo alpha-1,4 polygalactosaminidase produces MLNRRVVGITLAVLVAAALRGNGDKSLAGAGHAGKLYRQHQSLMVYYGDRYDTIPDDASLVIIEDREAAEPFVRRHVESTILGYVSIAEVHSGRPFYSRLRSKGVLGAPNPAWPDAYFVDVRSDVWRNLLLNEIIPSILKNGYQGIFLDTLDSAESLERQDPVKFKGMIAAAADLVRAIRAAFPSIIIMVNRGYAILPQIPGEFDYLLGESVRTTFNPQTGAYFRRTEQDIEWQRARMLEARDRDPSLQLFSLDYWNPKDRVGLAALYAEARADGFVPYIATPDLTQIVPERLPNERAP; encoded by the coding sequence ATGCTGAATCGGCGCGTGGTGGGGATCACTCTGGCCGTGCTGGTGGCGGCCGCCCTTCGGGGCAACGGCGACAAAAGCCTTGCGGGTGCAGGTCACGCCGGCAAGCTCTATCGCCAGCACCAATCGCTCATGGTCTATTACGGCGATCGCTACGACACGATTCCGGACGACGCTTCCCTCGTCATCATCGAGGATCGCGAGGCGGCGGAGCCTTTCGTCAGGCGGCACGTCGAATCGACGATCCTCGGCTATGTCAGCATCGCGGAGGTCCATTCCGGCCGGCCGTTCTATTCCCGCCTGCGCTCGAAAGGCGTCCTGGGCGCGCCTAACCCGGCTTGGCCCGACGCTTATTTCGTGGACGTGCGCAGCGATGTCTGGCGCAATCTGCTTCTGAACGAAATCATCCCTTCGATCCTGAAGAACGGCTATCAGGGCATCTTTCTCGATACCCTCGACAGCGCCGAGTCGCTGGAGCGTCAGGACCCGGTCAAGTTCAAAGGCATGATCGCCGCGGCTGCGGATCTCGTCCGAGCCATCCGGGCGGCCTTTCCCTCGATCATCATCATGGTCAATCGCGGCTATGCGATCCTGCCGCAAATTCCGGGCGAGTTCGACTATCTCCTGGGCGAGTCGGTGCGCACCACCTTCAATCCGCAGACCGGGGCCTATTTCCGCCGGACGGAGCAGGATATCGAATGGCAGCGCGCGCGGATGCTCGAGGCGCGCGATCGTGACCCGTCCCTGCAGCTCTTCTCGCTCGACTACTGGAATCCGAAAGACCGCGTGGGCCTTGCCGCGCTTTATGCCGAAGCACGCGCCGACGGCTTCGTCCCCTACATCGCAACGCCGGACCTGACGCAGATCGTGCCCGAGCGCCTGCCGAACGAGAGAGCCCCATGA
- a CDS encoding polysaccharide biosynthesis/export family protein, producing MPMFYSSRSDSRSIKARGRIAAMLRTISVWTCVAGAAWMSPGAALADSPVYELGPQDKIRVSVIEWFTGAGELRSPINGEYTVSPNGLISLPLVGDVKALGLEPTVLATQVSEKLQAKLSLSERPTTSIEIVQFRPFFVMGDLERPGEYAYRPGITALQAVSLAGGFYRAASQTPAQAQREALQAAGERRSLSARVTELIVRRFRLEAELKNAEAIEFPEDMSSRKADPVVAAAMRLEGTIFDARRRAFSTSIAAQKKLIDLYGQEIQALKAQAESLERHRDATKQQADNLRSLQSRGLATMGREFDIDRMLADVAIRKQELDGKSLRLQQELVKAENATQEADARRKQDIAGELQTLQGALDDFEQKLLLADQTLAETELMPSRNQRPGFKLVRQDASATETEIVATSATPLQPGDILVVQFAHSVRTNVAGRETGSTLGAQVPPNGASVTEASAAR from the coding sequence ATGCCGATGTTTTATAGTTCCCGATCCGACAGCCGCTCCATCAAAGCCCGTGGGCGCATCGCGGCGATGCTCAGGACCATCTCGGTGTGGACCTGTGTTGCCGGCGCAGCCTGGATGAGCCCTGGGGCGGCGCTTGCGGATTCGCCCGTCTACGAACTCGGTCCCCAGGACAAGATCCGCGTCAGCGTCATCGAGTGGTTCACGGGAGCCGGCGAACTGCGCTCGCCCATCAACGGCGAATACACGGTCAGCCCCAACGGTCTCATTTCGCTTCCGCTCGTCGGCGATGTGAAGGCTCTCGGACTCGAGCCGACGGTTCTCGCCACGCAGGTTTCCGAAAAGCTGCAGGCGAAGCTGTCCCTGTCCGAGCGCCCGACCACGTCGATCGAGATCGTTCAGTTCCGCCCGTTCTTCGTGATGGGCGATCTCGAACGTCCGGGTGAATATGCCTATCGTCCCGGGATCACTGCCCTGCAGGCCGTCAGCCTGGCCGGCGGCTTCTATCGCGCCGCTTCCCAGACACCCGCTCAGGCACAGCGGGAGGCGTTGCAGGCTGCCGGCGAGCGCCGCTCCTTGAGCGCCCGCGTCACGGAGCTGATTGTTCGCCGCTTCCGTCTGGAGGCCGAACTCAAGAACGCCGAGGCGATCGAGTTTCCTGAGGACATGTCCTCCCGCAAAGCGGATCCGGTCGTCGCGGCGGCGATGCGCCTCGAAGGCACGATCTTCGACGCGAGACGCCGCGCCTTCAGCACCTCCATCGCCGCACAGAAGAAGCTCATCGATCTCTACGGACAGGAAATTCAGGCTCTCAAGGCTCAAGCGGAAAGCCTCGAGCGCCACAGGGATGCCACCAAGCAGCAGGCGGACAACCTTCGCTCGTTGCAATCGCGCGGACTGGCCACCATGGGCCGCGAATTCGACATCGACCGCATGCTCGCCGATGTCGCCATCCGCAAGCAGGAGCTCGACGGGAAATCCTTAAGGCTGCAGCAGGAGCTGGTGAAGGCGGAGAACGCCACGCAGGAGGCCGATGCCCGCCGCAAGCAGGACATTGCGGGGGAGCTGCAGACCCTGCAGGGCGCGCTCGACGATTTCGAGCAGAAGCTTCTGCTCGCCGACCAGACGCTCGCGGAAACCGAGCTCATGCCTTCACGCAACCAGCGCCCCGGCTTCAAGCTGGTTCGCCAGGATGCTTCCGCCACGGAGACGGAGATCGTCGCGACGAGCGCAACGCCCCTGCAGCCGGGTGACATTCTCGTCGTCCAGTTCGCCCACTCGGTTCGTACGAACGTTGCCGGGCGCGAGACGGGCTCGACGCTCGGTGCGCAGGTTCCTCCCAATGGCGCATCCGTGACGGAGGCTAGCGCAGCTCGATGA
- a CDS encoding Ig-like domain-containing protein, producing MASTITLDGQLTDWTNIDRLDFGMTGLNGSKVYGRFVDGIFHFAIESSTVSIGANSTMWLNTDKNTATGHSFWGLAIGADYKIEFESSELGEIRPTLYSLAGDGTPTLVTDGVSFARSADGKVVELAIDRAKINNSTAVSTLIDFNAEGAPGPDDVYLPGDYTHAPFTLTDDPVTVRTDTNLKVAIVFSESSAAKYFSATAYSQLIMAAQSQAIAAGVPFDILTESDLTNLSKVVNYDAIIFPSFANVNKDKLSAIEDVLADAVNKYGISLVAAGNFMTNDETGAALPDTYARMESLLGVKRVGGNNVDEVTVTATGGQSGTVIGYGEGEQIRTYLKNATSQVGTAYFEGVDGGTTQVLANQTASDGTHNAVLATQTGGNNVFFATESMLADSNMLLHAIGWAARPENVPELKLQMGRQASLFASRNDMDQSQEIENVSGGIYDKMLSIVEKWKTDFNFVGSYYVNIGNDAGNGQTTDWTKSKPVYEQLLAMGNEIGTHSYTHPEDTNALTPAQIQFEFQRSKQMLEQQLGITIEGAAVPGAPESLATSQLIGQYFSYMTGGYTGVGAGYPSAFGYITPGSDSVYLAPNMKFDFSMVDAAPEYGGGLNAEQAKQEWIKEFNELSLKSDMPVFVWPWHDYGPTQWMVNDGPSRYTEEMYTEFLRYAYEKDTEFVTMLDLAQRIKAFEKAGFNYSFNSASNTITATVTANQIGTFALDLEGHKIASVSGWYAYDDDSVFMDADGGAFTIKLGNTPDDVTHITALPSRAQLLSVTGDGVNLDFSIKGEGKIAIALTNPEGRQLTVTGAEIAKLVGDKLELKVNGNSTHTISVKLALAAPAVALAEDTGTSIADNISSNGNLSVTGIASGATAEYSLDGSSWTSSFAPVEGINTVHVRQKDATGALSEASSLTFTLDRVAPTSTIELPPLDANGTSTLTITFSEIPQGFDPGTDLDVVGGILTGLTPDAGGTVYTGTFKAFADQDGVASIALKAGSYTDIVGNAGAVSVATLGIDTKAPTVTSINLSQTLLRAGETALVTIVFSEKVTGFTAGDVTADNGTLSDLVSSDGGTTWTALFTPTHDIEDATNIVRVTSNYTDLAGNAGSGSNSGNYTIDTKGPIASIVLPPLDGAGESTVTITFSEIPQGFDPGTDLDVVGGILTGLTPDAGGTVYTGTFKAFADQDGVASIALKAGSYTDIVGNAGAVSVATLGIDTKAPTVTSINLSQTLLRAGETALVTIVFSEKVTGFTAGDVTADNGTLSDLVSSDGGTTWTALFTPTHDIEDATNIVRVTSNYTDLAGNAGSGSNSGNYTIDTKGPIASIVLPPLDGAGESTVTITFSEIPQGFDPGTDLDVVGGILTGLTPDAGGTVYTGTFKAFADQDGVASIALKAGSYTDIVGNAGAVSVATLGIDTKAPTVTSINLSQTLLRAGETALVTIVFSEKVTGFTAGDVTADNGTLSDLVSSDGGTTWTALFTPTHDIEDATNIVRVTSNYTDLAGNAGSGSNSGNYTIDTKGPIASIVLPPLDGAGESTVTITFSEIPQGFDPGTDLDVVGGILTGLTPDAGGTVYTGTFKAFADQDGVASIALKAGSYTDIVGNAGAVSVATLGIDTKAPTVTSINLSQTLLRAGETALVTIVFSEKVTGFTAGDVTADNGTLSDLVSSDGGTTWTALFTPTHDIEDATNIVRVTSNYTDLAGNAGSGSNSGNYTIDTKGPIASIVLPPLDGAGESTVTITFSEIPQGFDPGTDLDVVGGILTGLTPDAGGTVYTGTFKAFADQDGVASIALKAGSYTDIVGNAGAVSVATLGIDTKAPTVTSINLSQTLLRAGETALVTIVFSEKVTGFTAGDVTADNGTLSDLVSSDGGTTWTALFTPTHDIEDATNIVRVTSNYTDLAGNAGSGSNSGNYTIDTKDPTVSITQAKLGSGNAILATFTFSEAIDPSTFTAQDVIVTGAKLESLTSHGGTTYTAILTPLMSGGGQVSIGVNNATYADVAGNAGTGAFKAFGATQAKATGGADWLVGTSGKNTLKGGGGDDIIRGGKGNDTISGDGGKDLLDFSDGTKGIKITLSQDNTKYATFDGRAAGLGIDKYRDMEGVIGTKFADTITGSSSSDVLAGLGGNDILRGGRGNDVFVFESNGGRDKIMDFEDTGGRHDKLDVSFFDFNVTSNSFAAWKADHVKQQGSHTVVTFDASTSVTLTNVKVKAIGFDDFLF from the coding sequence TTGGCCTCAACGATCACGCTCGACGGTCAGCTTACGGATTGGACCAATATCGACCGTCTCGACTTTGGAATGACTGGCTTAAATGGCTCCAAGGTCTACGGGCGCTTCGTCGATGGAATCTTTCATTTCGCCATTGAGTCCAGCACGGTTTCCATCGGCGCCAACAGCACAATGTGGCTGAATACGGATAAGAATACGGCAACAGGACATTCCTTCTGGGGCCTTGCAATCGGCGCGGACTATAAGATCGAGTTCGAAAGCAGTGAACTGGGAGAGATTCGGCCGACTCTCTATTCCTTAGCGGGGGACGGAACCCCGACCCTCGTGACCGATGGCGTGTCGTTCGCACGTTCGGCCGACGGCAAGGTTGTCGAGTTGGCAATCGACAGGGCGAAGATCAACAATTCGACCGCCGTCAGCACCCTGATCGATTTTAATGCGGAAGGCGCGCCAGGCCCGGATGATGTCTACCTTCCCGGTGATTACACGCACGCACCGTTCACGCTCACGGACGATCCTGTCACGGTCAGGACGGACACGAATCTCAAGGTCGCAATCGTCTTCTCGGAATCCAGCGCGGCGAAATATTTCAGTGCGACTGCTTATTCCCAGCTCATCATGGCCGCCCAGAGCCAGGCGATTGCGGCAGGCGTCCCATTCGACATCCTGACGGAAAGCGACCTCACGAACCTGTCCAAGGTCGTAAACTACGACGCGATCATCTTCCCCTCCTTTGCGAACGTTAACAAAGACAAGCTGAGCGCGATCGAGGACGTCCTGGCAGACGCCGTCAACAAATATGGCATCAGCCTCGTTGCCGCCGGCAACTTCATGACGAATGACGAAACAGGTGCAGCTCTTCCCGATACTTACGCTCGTATGGAGTCATTGCTGGGCGTGAAGCGGGTCGGCGGCAACAATGTCGACGAAGTCACCGTGACGGCGACCGGCGGCCAGAGCGGCACCGTGATCGGCTATGGCGAAGGCGAGCAGATCCGCACCTACCTGAAGAATGCCACATCGCAGGTTGGCACGGCCTATTTTGAAGGTGTGGACGGCGGGACTACACAGGTTCTGGCGAACCAAACCGCTTCGGACGGCACACACAATGCCGTTCTGGCCACCCAGACCGGCGGCAACAACGTCTTCTTCGCCACGGAAAGCATGCTGGCCGACAGCAACATGCTGCTGCATGCCATCGGCTGGGCGGCGCGCCCCGAGAACGTTCCGGAGCTGAAGCTTCAGATGGGCCGTCAGGCATCCTTGTTCGCTTCGCGCAACGACATGGATCAGTCGCAGGAGATCGAGAACGTCAGCGGCGGCATCTACGACAAGATGCTCTCCATCGTCGAGAAATGGAAGACGGACTTCAATTTCGTCGGGTCCTATTACGTCAATATCGGCAATGACGCCGGCAATGGACAGACCACGGACTGGACGAAGTCGAAGCCCGTTTATGAACAGCTCCTGGCCATGGGGAATGAGATCGGCACTCATTCCTATACGCACCCCGAAGATACGAATGCCTTGACGCCGGCGCAGATTCAGTTCGAATTCCAGCGGTCTAAGCAGATGCTGGAACAGCAGCTCGGCATCACGATCGAAGGCGCGGCCGTTCCCGGCGCTCCGGAATCCCTCGCCACCTCGCAACTGATTGGCCAGTACTTCTCGTACATGACCGGCGGCTATACCGGCGTGGGCGCGGGCTATCCCAGCGCTTTCGGATACATCACTCCGGGCTCCGACAGCGTCTATCTCGCGCCCAACATGAAGTTCGACTTCTCCATGGTCGATGCCGCGCCGGAATATGGCGGCGGGTTGAATGCCGAGCAGGCGAAGCAGGAATGGATCAAAGAGTTCAACGAATTGTCCCTGAAGTCCGACATGCCGGTCTTCGTCTGGCCGTGGCACGATTACGGGCCGACGCAGTGGATGGTGAACGACGGGCCGTCTCGCTACACCGAGGAGATGTACACCGAGTTCCTGCGCTACGCCTATGAAAAGGACACCGAATTCGTCACGATGCTGGATCTTGCGCAGCGCATCAAGGCATTCGAAAAAGCGGGCTTCAACTACAGCTTCAACAGCGCCAGCAACACGATCACAGCCACGGTCACCGCAAACCAGATCGGCACCTTCGCCCTTGATCTTGAGGGGCACAAGATCGCAAGCGTGTCCGGTTGGTACGCCTATGACGACGACAGCGTCTTCATGGACGCCGATGGCGGGGCCTTCACGATCAAGCTCGGAAACACGCCGGATGATGTGACGCACATCACGGCTCTGCCCTCACGTGCCCAACTTCTCTCGGTCACTGGCGATGGGGTCAACCTCGACTTCTCGATCAAGGGCGAGGGTAAGATCGCTATCGCTCTGACCAATCCCGAGGGGCGGCAGTTGACCGTGACCGGCGCCGAGATCGCAAAGCTCGTCGGCGACAAACTCGAATTGAAGGTGAACGGCAATAGCACCCACACAATCTCCGTAAAGCTCGCACTGGCGGCGCCCGCCGTCGCTCTCGCCGAAGATACCGGAACCTCGATTGCCGACAACATTTCGAGCAACGGCAATCTGAGCGTGACCGGTATCGCCTCCGGTGCGACCGCCGAGTACTCGCTTGACGGCAGCAGCTGGACCAGTTCCTTCGCGCCGGTCGAGGGTATCAATACGGTCCATGTCCGCCAGAAGGACGCAACGGGAGCGCTGTCGGAGGCCTCCTCCCTCACTTTCACCCTCGACAGAGTTGCTCCAACCTCCACGATCGAACTGCCACCCCTTGATGCAAACGGCACGTCGACATTGACGATCACATTCAGCGAAATTCCCCAAGGCTTCGATCCGGGCACCGATCTGGACGTTGTCGGCGGGATATTGACGGGCCTGACACCAGATGCCGGCGGCACGGTTTATACCGGCACGTTCAAGGCCTTCGCGGACCAAGATGGCGTGGCCTCGATCGCCCTGAAGGCCGGCAGCTACACCGATATCGTCGGCAATGCCGGCGCGGTCAGTGTCGCCACGCTCGGCATCGACACCAAGGCACCGACGGTCACGTCCATCAACCTCAGCCAGACGCTCCTCAGGGCCGGTGAAACGGCTCTCGTCACGATCGTCTTCTCCGAAAAAGTGACCGGTTTCACCGCCGGCGATGTCACGGCTGACAACGGCACGCTGAGCGATCTGGTGTCGTCGGACGGCGGCACGACCTGGACAGCTTTGTTCACGCCGACCCACGACATCGAGGATGCGACGAATATCGTCAGGGTCACGAGCAATTATACCGATCTGGCCGGCAACGCCGGCAGCGGCTCCAACAGCGGCAACTACACCATCGATACAAAGGGTCCAATCGCTTCAATCGTTCTGCCTCCACTCGATGGAGCGGGCGAATCGACGGTGACGATCACATTCAGCGAAATTCCCCAAGGCTTCGATCCGGGCACCGATCTGGACGTTGTCGGCGGGATATTGACGGGCCTGACACCAGATGCCGGCGGCACGGTTTATACCGGCACGTTCAAGGCCTTCGCGGACCAAGATGGCGTGGCCTCGATCGCCCTGAAGGCCGGCAGCTACACCGATATCGTCGGCAATGCCGGCGCGGTCAGTGTCGCCACGCTCGGCATCGACACCAAGGCACCGACGGTCACGTCCATCAACCTCAGCCAGACGCTCCTCAGGGCCGGTGAAACGGCTCTCGTCACGATCGTCTTCTCCGAAAAAGTGACCGGTTTCACCGCCGGCGATGTCACGGCTGACAACGGCACGCTGAGCGATCTGGTGTCGTCGGACGGCGGCACGACCTGGACAGCTTTGTTCACGCCGACCCACGACATCGAGGATGCGACGAATATCGTCAGGGTCACGAGCAATTATACCGATCTGGCCGGCAACGCCGGCAGCGGCTCCAACAGCGGCAACTACACCATCGATACAAAGGGTCCAATCGCTTCAATCGTTCTGCCTCCACTCGATGGAGCGGGCGAATCGACGGTGACGATCACATTCAGCGAAATTCCCCAAGGCTTCGATCCGGGCACCGATCTGGACGTTGTCGGCGGGATATTGACGGGCCTGACACCAGATGCCGGCGGCACGGTTTATACCGGCACGTTCAAGGCCTTCGCGGACCAAGATGGCGTGGCCTCGATCGCCCTGAAGGCCGGCAGCTACACCGATATCGTCGGCAATGCCGGCGCGGTCAGTGTCGCCACGCTCGGCATCGACACCAAGGCACCGACGGTCACGTCCATCAACCTCAGCCAGACGCTCCTCAGGGCCGGTGAAACGGCTCTCGTCACGATCGTCTTCTCCGAAAAAGTGACCGGTTTCACCGCCGGCGATGTCACGGCTGACAACGGCACGCTGAGCGATCTGGTGTCGTCGGACGGCGGCACGACCTGGACAGCTTTGTTCACGCCGACCCACGACATCGAGGATGCGACGAATATCGTCAGGGTCACGAGCAATTATACCGATCTGGCCGGCAACGCCGGCAGCGGCTCCAACAGCGGCAACTACACCATCGATACAAAGGGTCCAATCGCTTCAATCGTTCTGCCTCCACTCGATGGAGCGGGCGAATCGACGGTGACGATCACATTCAGCGAAATTCCCCAAGGCTTCGATCCGGGCACCGATCTGGACGTTGTCGGCGGGATATTGACGGGCCTGACACCAGATGCCGGCGGCACGGTTTATACCGGCACGTTCAAGGCCTTCGCGGACCAAGATGGCGTGGCCTCGATCGCCCTGAAGGCCGGCAGCTACACCGATATCGTCGGCAATGCCGGCGCGGTCAGTGTCGCCACGCTCGGCATCGACACCAAGGCACCGACGGTCACGTCCATCAACCTCAGCCAGACGCTCCTCAGGGCCGGTGAAACGGCTCTCGTCACGATCGTCTTCTCCGAAAAAGTGACCGGTTTCACCGCCGGCGATGTCACGGCTGACAACGGCACGCTGAGCGATCTGGTGTCGTCGGACGGCGGCACGACCTGGACAGCTTTGTTCACGCCGACCCACGACATCGAGGATGCGACGAATATCGTCAGGGTCACGAGCAATTATACCGATCTGGCCGGCAACGCCGGCAGCGGCTCCAACAGCGGCAACTACACCATCGATACAAAGGGTCCAATCGCTTCAATCGTTCTGCCTCCACTCGATGGAGCGGGCGAATCGACGGTGACGATCACATTCAGCGAAATTCCCCAAGGCTTCGATCCGGGCACCGATCTGGACGTTGTCGGCGGGATATTGACGGGCCTGACACCAGATGCCGGCGGCACGGTTTATACCGGCACGTTCAAGGCCTTCGCGGACCAAGATGGCGTGGCCTCGATCGCCCTGAAGGCCGGCAGCTACACCGATATCGTCGGCAATGCCGGCGCGGTCAGTGTCGCCACGCTCGGCATCGACACCAAGGCACCGACGGTCACGTCCATCAACCTCAGCCAGACGCTCCTCAGGGCCGGTGAAACGGCTCTCGTCACGATCGTCTTCTCCGAAAAAGTGACCGGTTTCACCGCCGGCGATGTCACGGCTGACAACGGCACGCTGAGCGATCTGGTGTCGTCGGACGGCGGCACGACCTGGACAGCTTTGTTCACGCCGACCCACGACATCGAGGATGCGACGAATATCGTCAGGGTCACGAGCAATTATACCGATCTGGCCGGCAACGCCGGCAGCGGCTCCAACAGCGGCAACTACACCATCGATACAAAGGACCCAACCGTCAGCATCACGCAGGCAAAGCTCGGCTCCGGCAACGCCATTCTCGCCACATTCACCTTCAGCGAGGCCATCGACCCATCCACCTTCACGGCGCAGGATGTGATCGTGACCGGGGCAAAGTTGGAAAGCCTGACCTCCCATGGAGGTACGACCTACACAGCCATCCTGACTCCGCTGATGAGCGGTGGCGGACAGGTCTCGATCGGCGTGAACAACGCGACTTACGCCGATGTGGCCGGCAACGCCGGAACGGGTGCCTTCAAGGCTTTCGGAGCGACTCAGGCCAAAGCGACCGGCGGCGCGGATTGGCTCGTCGGAACGAGCGGCAAAAACACCCTGAAAGGCGGCGGCGGCGACGACATCATCCGTGGCGGCAAGGGCAACGACACCATCAGCGGCGATGGCGGCAAGGATCTGCTCGACTTTTCCGACGGCACGAAGGGAATCAAGATCACCCTGTCCCAGGACAACACCAAATACGCCACCTTCGATGGAAGGGCTGCCGGCCTGGGAATCGACAAGTATCGCGACATGGAGGGTGTGATCGGCACGAAATTTGCCGACACGATCACCGGTTCGAGCAGCAGCGACGTCCTGGCCGGGCTCGGCGGCAACGACATCCTGCGCGGCGGGCGGGGCAACGACGTCTTCGTGTTCGAGTCGAACGGCGGCCGCGACAAGATCATGGATTTCGAGGATACGGGAGGCCGGCACGACAAGCTGGATGTCAGCTTCTTCGACTTCAACGTGACATCCAACTCGTTCGCCGCATGGAAGGCAGACCACGTGAAGCAGCAGGGAAGCCATACGGTCGTCACCTTCGATGCCAGCACATCAGTCACGCTGACGAACGTCAAGGTCAAGGCGATCGGCTTCGACGACTTCCTGTTCTGA
- a CDS encoding tetratricopeptide repeat protein: MIGSARTIGTFVWNTLRGQHALLLTVVAAISLSLFFVPRGAELGRLNLELGFTHKAIAILEEKYGAGDSSAATIGALAQARAQVGDVAGAVSLLEQLLSEHPRDPELLQALAGYYRRLGRLESSLRMVERLGTIQPTPATLQELAQLYGELNRPIEQRRVLRQLVGRSRPDAAHFIELAKLEKATGNPAAGIELIRRLETLRPGAVDASVVALDMSLRVAASQVAGALERGERFLAKSRNPARDVLPLAGALSVQGYPDLALKLLTPLAGKSREPALVMATGQAEIDAGRREAALRRLEAFAAGAKVHPDLAQLRLRLAASMGLHMRAADAAEAMGIASIPADLLPATATVALRAGRSAVVDSVRERLRNERSTLPPIVMAETSSALRDRQAAMEWAGLAARDAKNDPETAMKLARLELSLMRRNLALAALRSGLPFAFQDGQRPAFAGAADIPENLLDPIARLYADLGMPVEGQAVLEVLKDKQPSLQADRAWAIAATAARRQDAVIEWLKTNEDRRIGPDFLKDLVFTSIKSGSQGLALAAATRLVQDRGTDSDRMLLAEVKVLFGAPLVRLKPSEAMASAGPLDRTATR, encoded by the coding sequence ATGATCGGCTCCGCTCGCACCATCGGCACGTTCGTCTGGAACACGCTTCGCGGGCAGCATGCGCTGCTGCTCACGGTCGTTGCCGCCATCTCCCTCAGCCTGTTCTTCGTGCCCCGCGGCGCCGAGCTGGGGCGCCTCAACCTGGAGCTTGGCTTCACGCATAAGGCGATTGCCATTCTCGAGGAAAAATACGGTGCGGGCGATTCCTCCGCCGCGACGATCGGCGCGCTCGCGCAGGCCCGCGCCCAGGTCGGGGATGTGGCGGGCGCCGTCTCGCTCCTCGAGCAGCTCCTGAGCGAACACCCGCGCGACCCCGAGCTGCTTCAGGCTCTGGCCGGCTATTATCGTCGGCTCGGCCGCCTCGAATCGTCCCTTCGCATGGTAGAGCGACTCGGCACGATCCAGCCGACGCCGGCCACCCTTCAGGAACTTGCGCAGCTTTACGGCGAGCTCAACCGCCCGATCGAGCAGCGGCGCGTGCTTCGCCAGCTCGTCGGCCGGTCGCGTCCCGATGCGGCGCATTTCATCGAGCTCGCCAAGCTGGAAAAGGCAACCGGCAATCCTGCAGCCGGCATCGAGCTGATCAGGCGGCTCGAGACCCTTCGGCCCGGCGCGGTCGATGCGAGCGTCGTGGCCCTCGACATGTCCCTGCGGGTCGCTGCCAGCCAGGTGGCGGGCGCCCTCGAGCGCGGCGAGCGCTTTCTCGCCAAGTCCCGCAATCCCGCACGGGACGTCCTGCCCCTGGCCGGCGCATTGTCCGTTCAAGGCTATCCGGATCTCGCCCTGAAGCTCCTGACGCCGCTGGCGGGCAAATCCCGCGAACCCGCTCTCGTGATGGCGACGGGACAGGCCGAAATCGATGCCGGCCGACGGGAAGCCGCTCTGCGCCGCCTGGAGGCCTTCGCCGCCGGCGCGAAGGTCCATCCTGACCTGGCGCAGTTGCGGCTGCGCCTTGCGGCTTCCATGGGCCTGCACATGCGCGCGGCCGATGCCGCAGAGGCGATGGGCATCGCTTCGATCCCGGCGGATCTTCTGCCTGCGACGGCGACGGTGGCGCTGCGAGCGGGACGGTCGGCCGTGGTCGATTCCGTTCGAGAGCGGCTGAGGAACGAGCGGAGCACTCTGCCTCCGATCGTCATGGCCGAAACCTCTTCGGCCCTGAGAGACCGCCAGGCCGCGATGGAGTGGGCCGGCCTCGCCGCGCGCGATGCCAAAAACGATCCCGAGACCGCCATGAAGCTCGCCCGGCTCGAGCTGAGCCTGATGCGCAGGAACCTCGCGCTCGCCGCGCTCAGATCCGGTCTGCCTTTCGCCTTCCAGGACGGTCAGCGCCCGGCCTTCGCAGGCGCCGCCGACATTCCCGAGAATCTGCTGGACCCGATCGCCCGCCTCTATGCGGATCTCGGCATGCCGGTGGAGGGACAGGCGGTGCTCGAGGTCCTGAAAGACAAGCAGCCTTCGCTGCAGGCCGATCGGGCCTGGGCGATCGCGGCCACTGCAGCGCGCCGGCAGGATGCCGTGATCGAATGGCTGAAGACGAACGAAGACCGCAGGATCGGTCCCGACTTCCTGAAGGATCTCGTCTTCACGTCGATCAAGAGCGGAAGCCAGGGCCTTGCGCTGGCTGCAGCCACACGCCTCGTTCAGGACCGCGGAACCGACAGCGACCGGATGCTGCTCGCGGAAGTCAAAGTGCTCTTCGGCGCTCCTCTGGTGCGGCTGAAGCCGAGCGAAGCCATGGCGAGCGCGGGACCGTTGGACCGCACCGCCACGCGATGA